The Pan troglodytes isolate AG18354 chromosome 17, NHGRI_mPanTro3-v2.0_pri, whole genome shotgun sequence genome includes a region encoding these proteins:
- the LOC129136894 gene encoding LOW QUALITY PROTEIN: unconventional myosin-Vb-like (The sequence of the model RefSeq protein was modified relative to this genomic sequence to represent the inferred CDS: substituted 1 base at 1 genomic stop codon) has translation MTEYLAILKPTYKTKQKTSKKPNKQQQNLKPKKYWKSQKYLAVILAPLNEKMLYRILYGENSDTLKATEDLHEEAAQALAQSERKRHEFNRQVTVQWKEKDFQSMLECQKEGEALLILNLVTDLKPQMLLDTVPCIPAYIPYMCIRLADQTNDDLKVHSLIISTTNGIKKVLKKHSDDFEMTSFLLSNTCHLLHCLKRYSGDEGFMTQNTAKHNEHCLKNFDLTKYRQVLSDLSIQIYQHLFKIAEGVLQPMIISAMLENESIQGLSGVKPTGSQKHSSSMADEDNSYRLEAIIRQMNAFHTVMCDQGLDPEIILKVFRQLFYMINPVTLNDLLLRKDVCSWSTGMQLRYNISQLEEWLWGRNLHQSGVVQTMEPLVQAAQVLQLKKKTQEDAEAICSLCASLSTQQIVKILNLXPPLNEFEEQVTVAFIQMIQAQLQEQNDPQQLLLDAKQMFPVLFPFYPSSQTMESIPACLNLEFLNEVDACLV, from the exons ATGACTGAATACTTAGCAATACTGAAACCtacttataaaacaaaacagaaaacctccaaaaaaccaaataaacaacaacaaaacttaaaACCAAAAAAGTACTGGAAGTCTCAGAAGTATTTAGCAGTTATTCTTGCTCctttaaatgaaaagatgcttTATCGTATCCTCTATGGAGAGAATTCTGACA CTCTAAAAGCAACTGAAGATTTACATGAAGAAGCTGCCCAGGCGTTGGCCCAGAGTGAGAGGAAGCGCCATGAGTTCAACAGGCAGGTCACAGTTCAGTGGAAAGAAAAGGATTTCCAGAGCATGTTGGAGTGCCAAAAAGAGGGCGAGGCCCTCCTCATCCTCAACCTGGTGACAGACTTGAAGCCCCAGATGCTGTTGGACACAGTGCCCTGTATCCCCGCCTACATCCCCTACATGTGCATCCGGCTCGCGGACCAAACCAACGATGATCTCAAGGTGCACTCGCTGATCATCTCCACCACCAACGGCATTAAGAAAGTCCTGAAGAAGCACAGTGATGACTTTGAGATGACGTCATTCTTGTTATCCAACACCTGCCACCTTCTTCACTGTCTGAAGCGGTACAGTGGGGATGAGGGCTTCATGACTCAGAATACTGCAAAGCACAACGAACACTGCCTTAAGAACTTTGACCTCACCAAATACCGTCAGGTACTGAGCGACCTTTCCATTCAGATCTACCAGCACCTCTTTAAAATTGCCGAGGGTGTGTTACAGCCGATGATAATTTCTGCCATGTTGGAAAATGAGAGCATTCAGGGTCTATCTGGTGTGAAGCCCACTGGCTCCCAGAAGCACTCCTCCAGCATGGCAGATGAGGATAACTCATACCGCCTGGAAGCTATCATCCGCCAGATGAATGCCTTTCATACAGTCATGTGTGACCAGGGCTTGGACCCTGAGATCATCCTGAAGGTATTCAGACAACTCTTCTACATGATCAACCCAGTGACTCTTAATGACCTGCTCCTGCGGAAGGACGTCTGCTCTTGGAGCACAGGCATGCAACTCAGGTACAATATAAGTCAGCTTGAGGAGTGGCTTTGGGGAAGAAACCTTCACCAGAGTGGAGTAGTTCAGACCATGGAACCTCTGGTCCAAGCGGCCCAGGTCCTgcaattaaagaagaaaacccaggaggATGCAGAGGCCATCTGCTCCCTGTGTGCCTCTCTCAGCACCCAGCAGATTGTCAAAATTTTAAACCTTTAGCCTCCCCTGAATGAATTTGAAGAACAGGTAACAGTGGCCTTTATACAAATGATCCAGGCACAACTACAAGAGCAGAATGACCCTCAGCAACTGCTATTAGATGCCAAGCAAATGTTtcctgttttgtttccattttatccaTCTTCCCAAACCATGGAGTCAATCCCAGCATGTCTCAATCTGGAGTTCCTCAATGAAGTAGATGCATGTTTAGTCTGA
- the LOC129136740 gene encoding cyclin-dependent kinase 2-associated protein 2-like encodes MSYKPTTPAPSSTPGSSTPGPGTPVPTGSVPSPSGSGPGATAPFRPLFKDFGPPTIGCVQAMKPPGAQGSQSTYTELLLVTGKMGKVIRPTYAGSKSATERLKRGIVHP; translated from the coding sequence ATGTCCTACAAACCtaccacccctgcccccagcagcACCCCCGGCTCCAGCACCCCTGGGCCAGGCACTCCGGTCCCTACAGGAAGCGTCCCGTCGCCGTCGGGCTCAGGGCCGGGTGCCACTGCCCCTTTCAGACCGCTGTTTAAAGACTTTGGACCGCCTACCATCGGTTGTGTGCAGGCCATGAAACCACCTGGTGCCCAGGGCTCCCAGAGCACCTACACGGAACTGCTGTTGGTCACAGGGAAGATGGGCAAAGTGATCCGGCCCACCTATGCTGGCAGCAAGAGCGCCACGGAGCGCCTGAAGAGAGGTATCGTCCATCCCTAG